In Methanothermobacter sp. K4, one genomic interval encodes:
- a CDS encoding NAD-dependent epimerase/dehydratase family protein, with product MDEFRAYDGKCVLVTGGAGCVGSNLSGRLAENGARVIILDNLSSSYEWNIPGHENIEFVRGDILDDEVLKRVFKERPEYVFHLAAHFANQNSVDNPEKDLLVNGLGILKVLEYAQLVGVERFVYSSSGCGVYGLDSKIPFEEHDISISLHTPYQVTKLLGELYTNYFHNLYDMPIVNARFFNVFGPGEVPGKYRNVIPNFFYWAMNRQPLPITGDGSETRDWTFVEDIVSGLMAMGVRKEAIGEAINLGSGREHRVIEMATIINELTENPAGVVYRPRRDWDAKTRLLSSIEKARRLLDYEPRVSFREGLERTHEWFRENWELIKGSAEF from the coding sequence ATGGATGAATTCAGGGCTTATGATGGTAAATGTGTACTTGTAACCGGTGGAGCCGGCTGTGTCGGGAGCAACCTCTCAGGGCGCCTGGCAGAGAATGGGGCGAGGGTTATCATACTGGATAACCTTTCATCAAGCTACGAATGGAACATACCCGGACATGAAAACATAGAGTTTGTGAGGGGTGACATACTGGACGATGAGGTCCTCAAGCGTGTATTCAAGGAGAGACCGGAGTATGTGTTCCACCTCGCAGCCCACTTCGCCAACCAGAACAGCGTGGACAACCCTGAGAAGGACCTCCTGGTGAATGGCCTTGGAATACTCAAGGTACTGGAGTATGCGCAGCTCGTGGGTGTCGAAAGGTTCGTATACTCATCATCAGGCTGCGGTGTCTATGGACTGGACTCAAAGATACCCTTCGAGGAACATGACATCTCAATATCACTGCACACACCATACCAGGTCACGAAGCTCCTCGGGGAACTCTACACCAACTACTTCCACAACCTCTATGATATGCCCATAGTAAATGCAAGGTTCTTCAACGTCTTCGGCCCCGGTGAGGTGCCCGGGAAGTACAGGAACGTCATCCCCAACTTCTTCTACTGGGCCATGAACAGGCAGCCCCTCCCGATTACAGGGGACGGGTCAGAGACAAGGGACTGGACCTTCGTTGAGGATATTGTGAGTGGACTCATGGCCATGGGCGTGAGGAAGGAGGCCATAGGTGAGGCGATAAACCTTGGATCAGGCAGGGAGCACAGGGTTATTGAGATGGCCACCATAATAAATGAACTGACAGAGAACCCTGCAGGTGTCGTTTACAGGCCCCGGAGGGACTGGGATGCCAAGACAAGGCTGCTCTCATCAATAGAGAAGGCCAGGAGGCTCCTGGACTATGAGCCACGTGTGTCCTTCAGGGAGGGACTTGAGAGGACCCATGAGTGGTTCAGGGAAAACTGGGAACTCATAAAGGGGAGCGCCGAATTCTAG
- a CDS encoding glycosyltransferase, protein MRILVVQESDWIERNPHQQHHLFDRLSERGHEVRVIDYPIDWRKDDSGGIWNPWRIYRGVSKVREGAGVDVIRPGHLKFPVLDYLSIPFTHGREIRRQIREFKPDVIVGFGLINSYLASLEAKRRGIPFVYYLIDVLYTLIPERAFQGFGRLLMRKTIENSSMVLTINRKLDQLAVELGAERTAVIDAGIDLAEFDPNLDGSHVRESYGVGDSDILLFFMGFLYTFAGLRELAAAMAEKREEYPNVKLMVVGDGDAYADLKRIRDENNLESLILTGRQPYTEIPGFVAASDICILPAYIDEEIMQDIVPIKLYEYLAMAKPVIATRLPGIFMEFGEGNGIHYIERPEETLEVAVKLADRLHEEGMKGRRFVESNDWEAITGRFEETLKRLVENGG, encoded by the coding sequence ATGAGGATACTTGTTGTACAGGAATCTGACTGGATAGAGAGGAATCCCCACCAGCAGCACCACCTCTTTGACAGATTATCTGAAAGGGGCCATGAGGTGAGGGTCATAGATTACCCCATCGACTGGAGGAAGGACGATTCAGGGGGGATATGGAACCCCTGGAGGATCTACAGGGGAGTCAGTAAGGTCAGGGAGGGTGCAGGTGTGGATGTTATAAGGCCGGGGCACCTGAAGTTCCCTGTCCTGGACTACCTCTCAATACCATTCACCCATGGGCGGGAGATAAGGAGACAGATAAGGGAATTCAAACCGGATGTCATTGTGGGATTCGGCCTTATAAACTCATACCTGGCTTCGTTGGAGGCGAAGAGGAGGGGCATACCCTTTGTCTATTACCTGATAGATGTCCTCTACACACTCATACCTGAGAGGGCCTTTCAGGGGTTCGGGAGGCTTCTCATGAGAAAGACGATTGAGAACTCCAGCATGGTCCTCACCATAAACAGGAAGCTGGACCAGCTTGCAGTTGAGCTCGGCGCTGAGAGGACAGCGGTGATAGACGCGGGCATAGACCTTGCCGAGTTCGACCCGAACCTCGACGGTTCCCATGTAAGGGAGAGTTACGGTGTTGGAGACTCGGACATCCTCCTCTTCTTCATGGGCTTCCTCTACACATTCGCTGGGCTCAGGGAGCTTGCAGCTGCCATGGCAGAGAAGCGTGAGGAGTACCCCAACGTTAAGCTCATGGTGGTGGGTGATGGCGATGCCTACGCTGATCTTAAGAGGATAAGGGATGAGAACAACCTTGAAAGCCTCATACTCACAGGCAGACAGCCCTATACAGAGATACCAGGCTTCGTCGCAGCCTCTGACATCTGCATACTGCCAGCGTATATTGACGAGGAGATAATGCAGGACATAGTGCCCATAAAACTCTATGAGTACCTTGCAATGGCAAAACCTGTGATAGCCACAAGGCTACCAGGTATCTTCATGGAGTTCGGTGAGGGTAACGGTATACACTACATTGAGAGACCAGAGGAAACCCTTGAGGTTGCCGTGAAACTGGCAGACAGACTCCATGAGGAGGGGATGAAGGGCAGACGTTTTGTTGAATCCAATGACTGGGAGGCCATAACTGGAAGGTTCGAGGAGACACTTAAGAGACTTGTGGAAAATGGTGGTTGA
- a CDS encoding glycosyltransferase family 2 protein yields the protein MRIVTVIPAFNEERTVESVVRGALEHGDVVLVDDGSTDQTGRLAERAGARVLRHPENRGKGAALKTGIREALMGGYDVIVFMDADGQYDPSLIPRLAGAVDGGDFIIGSRFIESNHDNMPLHRQLSNRITTWILRLATGYSITDSQSGFRAISAEYAHLILDIPYDDYVYESEAICETSRHRLRIAEVPVTCKYGDEKSYIGTADVIQYIRFVMRLFLKRLSPGRA from the coding sequence ATGAGGATAGTCACCGTTATACCAGCATTCAATGAGGAGAGGACCGTGGAGTCGGTTGTGAGGGGTGCCCTTGAACATGGAGATGTGGTACTGGTGGATGATGGGAGCACTGATCAGACCGGGAGACTTGCAGAGAGGGCAGGTGCAAGGGTGTTGAGGCACCCTGAAAACAGGGGTAAGGGCGCGGCCCTCAAAACAGGTATACGTGAGGCACTAATGGGGGGCTATGATGTTATCGTCTTCATGGACGCTGATGGACAGTATGACCCCTCACTGATACCCCGCCTTGCAGGGGCGGTTGATGGAGGTGACTTCATAATCGGCTCGAGGTTCATAGAGAGCAACCACGATAACATGCCCCTCCACAGACAGCTGTCAAACAGGATAACAACGTGGATACTGAGGCTTGCAACCGGTTACAGTATAACCGACAGTCAGAGTGGTTTCAGGGCAATTTCCGCTGAATACGCCCACCTCATACTGGACATACCCTATGATGACTATGTATATGAATCCGAGGCGATATGCGAAACATCAAGGCACCGCCTTAGAATAGCCGAGGTCCCGGTAACATGCAAGTATGGTGATGAGAAGTCCTACATCGGCACTGCTGACGTGATACAGTACATAAGATTCGTTATGAGACTTTTCCTCAAAAGGTTATCGCCGGGCAGGGCCTGA
- a CDS encoding UPF0104 family protein, with protein sequence MKKIYFFILSLLLILALLVWMGPLKVLRAVCMADWGLIALAFLIHLAVVAVRGFRWGFLIDQPWRIGTNFTVKSIGLFAGNLSPMRSAGEVMNAVAGKKLNGIDLSEGLSAGLTERFFDLGIGGFLLFGAAVFVPKIRIIALLGAFLSAIIAYLIYLVNWREEKSLRIYHRIHRIIEKLPVSEDTLENIYIKLTSGIRDMIGYTRSYSSFSGLGIVFVLSLLSWLMECMRLYLVFLSFGAEIEFSAVVMIFLLANLIGILSALPGGMGSMEVSMAGLFVLFGVPGFLAGSIALLDRIISFWMVTVLGAILSSYYAGDIFDEVKSYILDFKT encoded by the coding sequence ATGAAAAAAATTTACTTCTTTATACTCAGTCTGCTTCTCATTCTAGCCCTCCTCGTATGGATGGGTCCCCTGAAAGTCCTCAGGGCAGTCTGCATGGCAGACTGGGGACTCATAGCCCTGGCATTCCTCATTCACCTTGCAGTTGTGGCCGTGAGGGGATTCAGGTGGGGGTTTCTGATAGATCAGCCCTGGAGGATTGGAACCAACTTCACTGTGAAGTCCATAGGCCTCTTCGCAGGTAACCTCAGCCCAATGAGGAGTGCAGGGGAGGTCATGAACGCGGTTGCAGGCAAGAAACTGAATGGCATAGATCTATCCGAGGGTCTCTCTGCCGGTTTAACAGAGAGGTTCTTTGACCTTGGAATAGGAGGATTCCTCTTATTTGGCGCCGCCGTGTTCGTACCGAAGATAAGAATAATAGCCCTTCTAGGCGCATTTCTCTCGGCCATCATAGCCTACCTGATATACCTTGTTAACTGGAGGGAGGAGAAGAGCCTGAGGATCTACCATAGAATACACAGGATCATTGAGAAACTTCCAGTCTCAGAGGACACCCTGGAGAACATCTATATCAAGCTCACATCAGGTATAAGGGATATGATAGGTTACACAAGGTCCTACTCCAGCTTCAGCGGACTTGGAATTGTATTTGTTCTCTCGCTTCTATCATGGCTTATGGAGTGCATGAGGCTGTACCTTGTTTTCCTGTCATTCGGTGCTGAGATAGAATTCTCAGCGGTTGTCATGATATTCCTTCTTGCAAACCTCATAGGGATACTATCAGCACTCCCGGGTGGTATGGGTTCAATGGAGGTTTCAATGGCGGGGCTCTTTGTTTTATTCGGGGTACCCGGGTTTCTGGCGGGTAGCATAGCCCTCCTGGATCGCATCATATCCTTCTGGATGGTCACGGTACTGGGGGCGATACTCTCCTCATACTATGCAGGTGACATATTTGATGAGGTGAAGTCCTACATACTTGATTTTAAAACATGA
- a CDS encoding flippase — MSYARKLAKNTLFLLTATIFTNLAAFVWNIYLARYLGTAGFGILSAALALTGIFSILADLGMGTYITREIARDPAGARELASAGLGNKLLLSLMVLVMIILLPVTGIYRGTAAAVVMFTGGYMLVNSFSVFFNSMFQGFQRMEYQTIWNILNSIFILVGVLTVIWLGGSVVDVAIAYLIAAVLSVSYPVFIFTRRLFTPGLAFSRELIKKGLPFGITSVFSLIYFWIDSVMLSLMKGDVSVGLYSAPYRLLTVISSLYTVYLLAVFPMMSRFHVESSDSLRLTYRKSVKYLLILSIPVISIVFALAGPIIDLIFSSEYLDSVPALRILITATAFMFVNGITSNLLGSADRQTIVTRVTGAGALFNVTVNLILIPRFDFLGASAATVMTEILMMILFLKAVGDMGYGPSPEDILNGWKILLPAIASALVLLFPVNIILKVPLALAVYVTGIFLTGAIDHADRAIMRSILNG; from the coding sequence ATGAGTTATGCCAGAAAACTCGCGAAAAATACCCTCTTTCTCCTGACAGCCACCATCTTCACCAACCTCGCGGCCTTTGTCTGGAACATCTACCTTGCAAGGTACCTCGGTACAGCAGGTTTCGGTATACTCTCAGCGGCACTGGCCCTCACAGGCATATTCAGCATACTGGCTGACCTCGGAATGGGGACCTACATTACAAGGGAAATTGCAAGGGACCCTGCAGGTGCCAGGGAGCTTGCGTCTGCGGGGCTTGGTAACAAACTGCTCCTTTCATTGATGGTCCTGGTTATGATAATCCTCCTACCTGTAACCGGTATCTACAGGGGCACGGCTGCTGCAGTTGTAATGTTCACAGGAGGGTACATGCTGGTTAACTCATTCAGTGTATTCTTCAACAGCATGTTCCAGGGCTTCCAGCGGATGGAGTACCAGACCATCTGGAACATCCTCAACAGCATCTTCATACTTGTCGGAGTGCTCACCGTGATCTGGCTTGGTGGAAGTGTTGTAGATGTGGCCATCGCCTACCTCATTGCAGCGGTTCTCTCAGTCAGCTACCCGGTCTTCATATTCACAAGGAGGTTATTCACACCAGGACTGGCTTTCAGCCGTGAATTGATCAAGAAGGGACTGCCTTTCGGTATAACCAGTGTATTCTCCCTTATCTACTTCTGGATAGACTCCGTTATGCTATCACTCATGAAGGGTGATGTGTCAGTTGGTCTCTACAGCGCACCCTACAGGCTGCTTACAGTCATAAGCTCTCTTTACACTGTCTATCTGCTGGCAGTCTTCCCCATGATGTCCAGGTTCCATGTTGAGAGCTCCGATTCCCTGAGGTTAACCTACAGGAAATCCGTAAAGTATCTACTGATACTTTCAATCCCTGTAATATCCATAGTGTTTGCACTTGCAGGGCCCATAATAGATCTGATCTTTTCATCAGAATACCTTGACTCTGTTCCGGCACTCAGAATCCTCATAACTGCAACTGCCTTCATGTTTGTAAATGGGATAACATCAAACCTACTGGGTTCAGCCGACAGACAGACCATTGTTACACGTGTCACAGGTGCTGGTGCGCTCTTCAATGTGACCGTTAACCTCATACTCATCCCCCGGTTTGACTTTCTCGGGGCAAGTGCCGCAACCGTGATGACAGAAATCCTTATGATGATCCTCTTCCTGAAGGCTGTGGGGGATATGGGATATGGTCCTTCACCGGAGGATATCCTGAATGGGTGGAAAATTCTTCTTCCAGCCATTGCCTCTGCACTTGTTCTCTTATTTCCAGTGAACATTATACTGAAAGTTCCCCTTGCCCTGGCGGTTTATGTGACTGGAATCTTCCTCACAGGGGCCATTGACCATGCTGACAGGGCCATAATGAGGTCAATACTGAATGGTTAA
- a CDS encoding SDR family oxidoreductase has translation MKGMDVAVTGGLGFIGSHLTDELLRMGNRVTVIDDLSSGKRGNLTDPEHENLEIIEGSINEVDLESIFREKDYVFHQAALASVPESVRDPLRCHRVNATGTLRVLLAACRAGVRKVVNASTSAVYGNNPEMPLSEDARPMPLSPYAVSKVTGEYYCSVFEDYGLETVSLRYFNVYGPRQRPDSQYAAVIPRFIDALLQGRQPEIYGDGEQSRDFIYVGDVVRANIFLAESPETGIFNVAGGKSVTVNRLFEIISGVIGSDSKPCYLDERPGDVRHSLADTSRLEAAGFKPEVGLDEGLFRTVEWFKKLDNKI, from the coding sequence ATGAAGGGCATGGATGTTGCTGTAACAGGAGGACTTGGATTCATAGGTTCACACCTCACAGATGAACTGCTAAGAATGGGAAACAGGGTCACTGTAATCGATGACCTCTCAAGCGGGAAGAGGGGAAACCTCACTGACCCGGAGCATGAGAACCTCGAGATCATAGAGGGGAGTATCAATGAAGTGGACCTTGAGTCCATATTCAGGGAGAAGGATTACGTGTTCCATCAGGCCGCCCTTGCAAGTGTCCCGGAAAGCGTGAGGGACCCCCTGAGGTGCCACAGGGTGAACGCCACAGGAACCCTCAGGGTGCTTCTTGCTGCCTGCAGGGCCGGGGTCAGGAAGGTTGTGAATGCCTCAACCTCAGCTGTCTACGGAAACAACCCTGAAATGCCCCTCTCTGAGGACGCAAGGCCCATGCCCCTCTCACCCTACGCGGTATCCAAGGTCACAGGGGAGTACTACTGCAGTGTTTTTGAGGACTATGGCCTTGAAACCGTTTCCCTCAGGTACTTCAATGTTTATGGGCCAAGGCAGAGGCCGGACTCCCAGTACGCCGCCGTCATCCCCAGGTTCATCGATGCCCTCCTCCAGGGCAGACAGCCGGAGATCTATGGTGACGGAGAGCAGAGCCGTGACTTCATCTATGTGGGTGACGTTGTGAGGGCCAACATCTTCCTTGCAGAGTCACCTGAAACCGGCATCTTCAATGTGGCCGGTGGGAAGTCAGTTACGGTTAATAGATTATTTGAAATAATATCAGGGGTCATCGGTTCGGATTCGAAACCCTGCTACCTGGATGAGAGACCCGGTGATGTGAGGCACTCCCTTGCAGATACATCCCGCCTTGAAGCCGCAGGGTTCAAACCGGAGGTTGGACTTGATGAAGGGCTTTTCAGAACCGTTGAGTGGTTCAAAAAATTGGATAATAAAATTTAA